From Camelina sativa cultivar DH55 chromosome 5, Cs, whole genome shotgun sequence:
tatagtaatttattattttgttttttcatagaaaaaaattaaaatacaatttgttttggtcaatattggtcaacgccggagtcaacgtcggtcttaGCCGGAATCATTCGaccggtgtaccggattgtatgtctatggtatTGACTatataacgtcatatagttcatgcatgtgatcatgcaatacatatacttcgtgtagttgaggatacaatattatacttggcatgtgtgaccatgcattcTCCAATTTACCATTTTTTTCCATAACTTTACATTAAGAAGCAACCAAAATTAGAAAGCAATTCTTGGTGATTCACTAAAAACGTCGTCGTTTAGTGGTTCCAGCATTGGAATTCACACCATCCCGCCACATCGCCTACCTATCTCACTACTGACGGCaaagattgacaaaaaaaaccctaattttcattTTGCGGCTCTGTTCCCCACACACAAAACCTCCGACTCTGGCGATTTTTATGGGTTCAAGTAAGTTTCCTCATTTCTTTCTTCTGCTGATACTTGTTCTCACTCATTGTCTGCCTTCAGTTAGCTTTCTTTGTTTCCAGTTAGGAGTTGTGTGTAAAAGAAAGACAAGAACTTGGAACTGCTTTTCTAGTTTGAGAAATTGTCGTATTTTGGGAGTTGTTAGGTTTCGAGTTTCCGCTCTGACAATCTTGTCTCCTCTTCCAACTGTCTTAGGTTGCAAGTGTTGTTGATCTTCTTCGGTTCGAAAATGGATTTGATCAGCAATCTACCAAATCCTCTAATCTCACACATCTTGTCCTACCTTCCAACGAAAGAAGCAGCTTCAACATCTGTTCTCTCGAAGAAATGGCGTTACTTGTTCGCGTTTGTATCAAATCTTGATTTTGACGACTCCGACTATCAGAATGATATAGGAAGAAGCGATGCTGAAATCAGTACAAGTTTTATGGACTTTGTGGACAGAGTTTTGTCTTTGCAAGGGAATCTTACCGTGAACAGATTCTCTCTAGACTGTAGTAGttttgatcttgatcttgatcgTGTCACTGGTTGGATATTAAACGTGTTGAGACGCGGTGTATCTGATCTTGATCTAAGCGTCTTGGAGTATACCTTGCCTTCTGAGGTCTTTGTGAGTAAGACGCTGGTTAAGCTGAAATTAGGACCAGGAGAGGATCTCTGTCTCACCCTTGATAGGAAAgatgtttttcttccaaagcTTAAGACTCTCTATCTTGATTCTGTTACGGTTGAAGAGCGTGGGTTTGGTTTTGTGAAGCTTCTCTCTGGCTGTCCTGTGCTCGAGGAACTAGTTCTGATGAATATAGGATGGGAGTATTGGATGTTTTGCACTGTGTCTCTTATATCTCTCAAGAGGCTGACGTTTTTCCGTGAAGAGGAGTACACTGATGAGAATCCAAAGAGCGTGTCGTTTGTTACTCCAAATCTTGTTTACCTTGAGTACTCTGACGCTGTTGCGGATAAGTATCCAAATGTGAACTTCAGTTCGCTTGTTGAAGCTCATATCGGTCTTCGACTGACTGATGATCAGTCTGCAGATGTAAACGTTTCAGAAGACGACTATTTCCCGGAAGATGATGAGGAAAGACAGATGACTGCTAATGCAACAGATTTTTTTAAGGGAATAAGCAATGTTCAGATCCTTTACTTATCTGCCAAATCTATTGAGGTTTGTCTTTCAATCAATCCCATTGGTTAATATAGCTTGAGTTGATGATGATCACAAGTGAGTGATGAGATAGTTTTTGTATCAGGTACTTACTTTCTGCTGTGAGCCAATCCCGGTGTTCAACAACCTGATTCAGTTAACGATTGAGAGTCACTCGGACGTTGGATGGGATTCACTGCCAGGTCTACTCAAGAATTGTGCAAATCTCGAAACACTTGTTTTAAAGGTATAGAACCAAACCCCATTAAAGCATTAAAGCATATCTTTGTGTATCAGTCACatgaaaacaaatacaacttaacTATGGAAACCTTTCTTTTATGCTTCTTCAGCGTCTTATCCACAAGTGTAACAAGGCATGTGGGAATGTGTGCTGTTGTAAACGTCCGAAGCATCCTTCTTGCCTTTCATCTTCTCCGGTGAAGGTGCTAAAGATTTTTCTGTTTGATGACAACGATGAAGAAGACGGGTCAGAAATACTGCAGATTAGGTATTTCTTGGAGAAAATGCCGCGTCTTGAACAGTTGATTGTGTACTACAATACATCGTATGACCCTGCTGTGTTAGACTTATCCAAGAAGCTTCAGAGGACTCCGAAAGTAGCTTCACCAAAGTGCAAGATCCAGGTAGTCTCTGAGAATCTTAGTTTGACATGCACTGTTCCTTCTTTCTTAACAACGAAATGGTCTGCTCTTCCTCCCGAAGAAGAACATCGCTGGCCtgagtctcctcctcctcccgaAATAAAAGATCCCATGCTTATGTATTGTTCTTCTCCAGAAGACGAAGATTACTGGTTTAACTAAGCTTTGATCTAAACTCAAAGCAGTTAAagatttcctctgtttctgtcgTTTTGTACTTTTTGCACTCTAGCTTTTGTCCTTTTTGAAACTGAGAATGTTAAAACTTTATGTGATGTTTGCTTCCCCCTTTATTCAGTGGTGTTAAAACTGTTTGTTCCAACTTCAATACATGCTTGCACGTGGCTTGTAGAAGTTCTCTTTTATAGTGTGAAGTGTGAACGCATATATCTTAAGACTTTTCTACTGGTCCTTTAACAAGATCATACGACTTGGCTAATACTATATGTCTTAATcagataaaattattaattaacaagATAGTCCAATAATTGAATGACGGATAGACTTTTAACTTGCTCCTTCATGTTTCCAAGACATTGTTTAATAGTACCAAGTTGCTGCATCTCTTTTGGTCCAGACATTGTTTAATACCTTGTGAACCCTCATCGTTTGTTTGAAGCTGTGATTTTGATGGGCTCTGCTTTTACACTCTAACAAAAGTAAGTTTTCTAATCTCTGCTTTTGACCTTGTGTTCATCCTATAAGATCTgggttttctccttctttttatgactagtttgtgtttttatccTCGATTGTGTAAGGATTAGACCTTGAAACTGGCTTGGAGTTAGGACCGTGTATTTTTGTATCTTGAGTTCAGCTTCTGAAATCTTCTTGCTGGATGTGTTGTTTAGGTTTTGTAAGTGCTGATCTGTCTTAGAAAGAAGCATGGATGAGAGTTCCAAAGATGTAATCAATTCTTTACCAGACAATCTTCTTTGCCAAATCTTGTCAAATCTGTCTACGAAAGAAGCTGCTTTGACATCACTTCTCTCAAAAAGATGGCGGTATCTGTTTGCTCTTGTACCAAATCTTGATTTTGATGTCTTGTCCTCTCTGCATCCCGGGATTGAAACGCAAGATCAGACGAGTTTTATAGATTTTGTGGATAGAGTATTGAAATTGCGAGGGAAAGATCATATCAACAAGTTCTCTCTAAAATGTGGAGATGGTATTGAGGATGAAGACGTCTTCCCTTGGATATTAAATGCTTTGAGACATGGTGTATCAGATCTTGCTCTACATGTCTCTCCCTCGTTGGTTTATTGGCTGCCTTCAAAGGTTTTTGCGAGTAAGACCCTGGTTAGGCTGAAAATAGGACCTAAAGATGGTCCCAGAATTAAACTGAGAAATGTTTGTCTTCCAAAGCTCAAGACACTAAATCTTGATTCAGTTGTGTTTGAAGAGGGTGAGATTGGGTTTGCAAAGCTTCTTTCTGGTTGTCCCCTGCTTGAGGAGTTAAGTTTGTTTAATCTTGCTTGGGATCATTGGGATGCTTGCTCTGTGTCTTCCAAAATCCTCAAGAGACTAAAGCTTTGTTGTGCACACTATGCTGGAAATCCAAAGAGTGTATCATTTGATACTCCAAATGTTGTCTACTTTGAATATTCTGATAATATTGCGCTAAAGTATCCAAAAGTGAATTTTGATTCGCTGGTTGAAGCTAGTATCTGCATTCGTTTGACGAATGATCAAAAAGCAAATGTGAGATATGTATCAGATGTTGATGAGGAAACAGATATGGTTGGAAATGCAATGAATCTTGTTATGGGAATCTGCAATGTGAAGACCCTTTACTTATCTTGTGACACTCTTGAGGTATGTAAGTATAACATTactcgagttttttttttttgttaattagtatATGGAAATGGAAGTGAGTggtaatcttttgttttgttttagacaCTAAATTTTTGCTGTCAAGCGATACAAGTATTCAACAATTTGACTCATCTAACTATTGAGAGTCATCCGGAACTAGGATGGGAATCACTGCCAAATCTGCTTAAGAATTGTCCAAATCTTGAAACCCTTATCTTCCAAGTGAGCAAATCAAactctttaaaatgaatttgcTTACTAATTTTACATTAAAGTTTATGAtatatcttttatgttttagggactCCTTCACAAAGCAACAGACAGATGCGGGGATGTGTGCTTGTGCCAAGGTTTGGAGAATAGTCCATCTTGCTTATCATCAAGTCCGGTGAAGCTTCTAAAGATATTGAAATTTGGAGAAATCAATAATGGTGACGAtatggagaaagagatagagcAGATAGAGGATTTCTTGGAGAAAATGCCAAATCTTGAACTACTCATAATATACTACAATACATCAATCGAGAATGATCTAGTTGAAGTGTCAAGGAAACTTCAGATGGTTTGCTTCACTGAAGTGCAAGATTCAAGTAATCTCTGAAAAACCTTAGCTAGTCATCCACTTTGCCCATTTCCTTCTCGATGAAATATGGATTGCACCTATAAAAGAACCTTACTGGTTTTGTGGAATCAATAGTGCGGTCATGTCTCATATACAAATTGGAAGCTATATACTAACAATATCTTTAAACTCAAGATTCTCTTATTTCTGTTGTTAGTACTTTGCTGCTTAAAAATCTCTCATCCTTGtatgttttatgcttttgtTGTGAGAAACTTTGAGTTGTAGtttgagtttctttcttttggtgtgTTAAATTGTTTGAGTAGAGAAGAAACTGACATGAGACTTAACTTGCcatataaaaatctttgttatcttattcttttcttaattgagtggagaagaaactaaacaaaaaatccCTGTTGCTCTCTCAAACTGGTTTAATTCATAGGATCCTTTTTGTGATGCTGCATTCTCGAAATGGTGTGAAATGAAcgacttctctttttcttctgaaaaaGTAAGTAAATCACGAACCACATTGGTGAGAAACCAAACAATGTTGGGTAAGTGTACTTAAGccaaaacaagagaaacaagTGGAAACGGTGGACCTTTGAAGCCATTTGGATTTACAGAAATGTTAAATAGAAGAACCAACCCCACAGCCGTAGTAAATGGTGGAAGCACCATCAAAAGATATTCTAAAAAGTTTTGGAATTTGGAACTTTCTATTAAactaaaaagtgaaatcttctTTTGTTCTCACCTTTCCACACAAAGTTGAAAGTACACAAACAGAATCAACAAATATTCACTAATTAGCCACAATATAATCAAATATGTTAGTATCTAATGGCCAAATTATATGAACATCTACGGACTACAAATTGTCAATAGCCACTAAAACTCATGGCCATATCCACCGTTTTGTGTAGTATATTATTGCTTGTTTTGACTGTTCTAATTAAAGACTATTTTTTTCCTAGAATGGCACATTTTTTATTGggatatatattgttaattttatatataatgtcgGATATGGGTATACAAAAGTTTTGGTCGTTTGAGTAATTTGGATTGGGTTTCAATATGAACACAAAACTCCcccaatatatttttaaaatcctata
This genomic window contains:
- the LOC104788157 gene encoding F-box/LRR-repeat protein At3g59200-like — its product is MDLISNLPNPLISHILSYLPTKEAASTSVLSKKWRYLFAFVSNLDFDDSDYQNDIGRSDAEISTSFMDFVDRVLSLQGNLTVNRFSLDCSSFDLDLDRVTGWILNVLRRGVSDLDLSVLEYTLPSEVFVSKTLVKLKLGPGEDLCLTLDRKDVFLPKLKTLYLDSVTVEERGFGFVKLLSGCPVLEELVLMNIGWEYWMFCTVSLISLKRLTFFREEEYTDENPKSVSFVTPNLVYLEYSDAVADKYPNVNFSSLVEAHIGLRLTDDQSADVNVSEDDYFPEDDEERQMTANATDFFKGISNVQILYLSAKSIEVLTFCCEPIPVFNNLIQLTIESHSDVGWDSLPGLLKNCANLETLVLKV
- the LOC104788158 gene encoding F-box/LRR-repeat protein At3g59210; the encoded protein is MDESSKDVINSLPDNLLCQILSNLSTKEAALTSLLSKRWRYLFALVPNLDFDVLSSLHPGIETQDQTSFIDFVDRVLKLRGKDHINKFSLKCGDGIEDEDVFPWILNALRHGVSDLALHVSPSLVYWLPSKVFASKTLVRLKIGPKDGPRIKLRNVCLPKLKTLNLDSVVFEEGEIGFAKLLSGCPLLEELSLFNLAWDHWDACSVSSKILKRLKLCCAHYAGNPKSVSFDTPNVVYFEYSDNIALKYPKVNFDSLVEASICIRLTNDQKANVRYVSDVDEETDMVGNAMNLVMGICNVKTLYLSCDTLETLNFCCQAIQVFNNLTHLTIESHPELGWESLPNLLKNCPNLETLIFQGLLHKATDRCGDVCLCQGLENSPSCLSSSPVKLLKILKFGEINNGDDMEKEIEQIEDFLEKMPNLELLIIYYNTSIENDLVEVSRKLQMVCFTEVQDSSNL